A window of Agarivorans sp. Alg241-V36 genomic DNA:
TGACGACCCGATACGTGTTTAGGATCAATGTTGTCGCCAATCGCTTGAGTTGCTAAAGACTCTAAGCTGTAGTCACCAGTCATGATGGCTTTACCTAGGTCACCGCTCCAACCAGCGTAACGGTCTGCAACGATGCTGCTGATTTCTTGGCTTTCAATCAGGCTAGCTGCTTTTTCTAGTGCCAGGGCACAAGTGTCCATGCCGCCAATGTGGCCGTGGAAGAAGTCAGCTGGATCAATACTTTGACGGCGTAGTTTAGTATCAAACATTAAACCACCAGTTTTAAAGCCGCCGTTGCGCAAGATGTCGTACATTACTGGCGTCCACTCTTCAACACTGTTCGGGAATTGGTCTGTATCCCAACCTAGCTGCGCATCACCACGGTTAGCATCAATAGAACCAAATAAGCCTAGTGAAATAGCCGTCGCAATTTCGTGATGGAACGAGTGACCCGCTAGCGTCGCGTGGTTAACTTCAATGTTTACTTTCACTTCGTCTTCTAGACCGAACTGCTTCAAGAAGCCGTAAACAGTTGCAGTGTCGTAATCGTATTGGTGCTTAGTAGGCTCGGCTGGTTTTGGCTCAATTAAGATAGTGCCGGTAAAGCCAATTTTGTGTTTGTGCTCTACAACCATTTGGAACAAGCGGCCTAGCTGCTCGCGTTCTTGGCGTAGGTCGGTATTTAGTAGTGTTTCGTAACCTTCACGACCACCCCATAATACGTAGTTTTCACCACCTAGCATTTTAGTTGCGTTCATTGCTGTGAAGATTTGGCTAGCAGCGTAAGCAAATACTTCTGGGTTAGGGTTAGAGCCTGCGCCAGACATGTAACGAGCATTTGAGAATGCGTTTGCTGTACCCCAAAGAAGCTTCATGCCGGTTTCGTCTTGCTTCTGAGCAAGCACGTCCATCATTACCTTCATGTTTTCTGAGTACTCTTTAATAGAGTTACCCGCTGGCGCTACGTCTACGTCGTGGAAAGAATAGTAAGGTGTGCCCACTTTAGAGAAGAAATCGAAGGCTACGTCAGCTTTCATCTTAGCCATTTCAAGCGCGTTGCCAGGCTTCTGCCAAGGGCGGTCAAATGTGCCAGCACCGAAGATATCAAAGCCATCCCAGCAGAAGTTATGCCAGTAACAAGCACCAAAACGTAGGTGCTCTTCCATGGTTTTACCCATGATTACTTTTTTAGCATCGTAGTGGCGAAATGCTAGTGGGTTAGTGGACTCTGGTCCTTCGTATGCGATTTTTTCAAACTGGTCAAAATATTGAGCCATGGAACTACTCCTAAAAAAGAATGCGTTATCATCGGAGAACCAATCTCCTTCTGTAGGCTTATTGTTAGCCTTGCTTAGCTTTCTCTCAATTATGAAAAATGCAGACTTTTTTCAGCTATTTACTTTTCGTGCGCTAACTCGCGTTTTAAACCGCGCTTTTTTAGGAATTTTTCAAAAATCAGCAATAACATTGCGGGAGTGTGAAATTTCGTAATGCCATTTAGTGGTGTTTTAAGCGGTAAACACTGGCTGAAAAGCTATTCATCCGCACTTGTCTGACATGAAAGTGGCATTTAGCTAGCGGTTAATGCTGGAAAGGTTCTATTGATTTGTTAGCGACGAAAGCCAGCCTTATTGAGATTAATCTGCTTTGCGCTTTAGCCCCGACAGCGAGTAGGTATTGTCTAAATATTGGTTTTGAACCTGTCCAATGGCTAGGTTGAGGCGCTGCATAAAACCGGGATGCTGTTCTAAGTAAGCTTTAGAAATGTAAATGCCAAAAGGAGCCGAGCGTTGAACCACTTCAATGTATTCGCCACTGACTAGATTAGGGTGTACATGGCTGCTTTTAAATACATCGGCTGACAAAAATGCGGCGTCTATGCGCTTTAAATCAAACAGCAGTTGCGCAAGTTTAGCGACATTTTTTTGCTTACCAACAACCTTGAAGTGATGAGTATTAAGCCAGCGTAAGGTATTGGTACCCTCAATTGAGGCGACTTTTACATCGGTCTTAAAGTCGCTGGCATCGGGATCTAAATAGCTGTCATAGCGGAAAAACCAGCTCCAATTATTGTAAACAATGGGTTTGGAAAACTCGGCAATGGCGTCGCGTTGGCTGTTTTGTGAAGCAAAGAAAAAACCATCTGCCACGCCATATTGCACATCGCTAAGCGCCCGTTTGTAGTTTGGTACGGGCACTGCTTCATAAGGCTGCTCGAGGGCTTGCATGATCTTATCAACCAGAAAGTTGCCTGCTGCTGGCTGCTCATCGCTGGCGTAGGTATAGGGAGGAAAATCTGGATAAACTAGGCGTAATGGATCAGCTTGAGCTTGCGTAAAAAGCAAGCTTACTACAAGCGTAGTTATTAACCTTAGTAGCGGCAAAAACAGTCCTTTTTAATCTTTGTTAGCGTTAACCTTAAGTATAGGCAGCTGTTTAAGATCAGACGCTTAGCTAGAGAAAATACCTCTATTTGGTGAGTTGAGTCTTACTTTTTCGGCTTTACTTGTCAATTCTTGTCACTAAAAGGTG
This region includes:
- the xylA gene encoding xylose isomerase — encoded protein: MAQYFDQFEKIAYEGPESTNPLAFRHYDAKKVIMGKTMEEHLRFGACYWHNFCWDGFDIFGAGTFDRPWQKPGNALEMAKMKADVAFDFFSKVGTPYYSFHDVDVAPAGNSIKEYSENMKVMMDVLAQKQDETGMKLLWGTANAFSNARYMSGAGSNPNPEVFAYAASQIFTAMNATKMLGGENYVLWGGREGYETLLNTDLRQEREQLGRLFQMVVEHKHKIGFTGTILIEPKPAEPTKHQYDYDTATVYGFLKQFGLEDEVKVNIEVNHATLAGHSFHHEIATAISLGLFGSIDANRGDAQLGWDTDQFPNSVEEWTPVMYDILRNGGFKTGGLMFDTKLRRQSIDPADFFHGHIGGMDTCALALEKAASLIESQEISSIVADRYAGWSGDLGKAIMTGDYSLESLATQAIGDNIDPKHVSGRQEELENIVNKHIFSK
- a CDS encoding ABC transporter substrate-binding protein translates to MLFTQAQADPLRLVYPDFPPYTYASDEQPAAGNFLVDKIMQALEQPYEAVPVPNYKRALSDVQYGVADGFFFASQNSQRDAIAEFSKPIVYNNWSWFFRYDSYLDPDASDFKTDVKVASIEGTNTLRWLNTHHFKVVGKQKNVAKLAQLLFDLKRIDAAFLSADVFKSSHVHPNLVSGEYIEVVQRSAPFGIYISKAYLEQHPGFMQRLNLAIGQVQNQYLDNTYSLSGLKRKAD